In Candidatus Tumulicola sp., a single window of DNA contains:
- the pstS gene encoding phosphate ABC transporter substrate-binding protein PstS: MKRKTFTRSLAAVAAVSVLAPVAALADMQFVGAGATFPTPFFSRAFYAYSQDHPGITVNYASIGSGGGIAQLTAKLVDFGASDVPMNAKELAAAWDANGKVIQLPDTLGGEPIAYNAPGLPKHIRLTEKTLADIFLGHVANWNDPSIAAVNPGVKFPNLAILVVHRADASGTSYHFTDYMAKISSEWKTKVGVGKTVNWPTGVGAKGNEGVAGQIQNSPGAVGYIELAYALQNDMAYVALQNKDGAYVLPTVDTIRAAAAQKPNVNAVDFSVTDMAGKDSYGISGYSWIMVWQNQADPAKGRQLQDLLKWLVTSGQQYAKKVHYVALPDNVQQEALKAIASIHT, translated from the coding sequence GTGAAGCGCAAGACTTTCACGCGAAGCCTGGCCGCCGTCGCGGCGGTCAGCGTTCTCGCCCCCGTCGCCGCGTTGGCCGACATGCAATTCGTCGGCGCGGGCGCGACGTTTCCGACCCCGTTTTTCTCACGCGCGTTCTATGCGTACAGCCAAGACCACCCCGGCATCACGGTCAACTACGCGAGCATCGGCTCGGGCGGCGGCATCGCTCAGCTCACTGCCAAGCTCGTCGACTTCGGCGCTTCCGACGTTCCGATGAACGCGAAGGAACTCGCCGCCGCCTGGGACGCCAACGGCAAGGTCATCCAACTGCCGGATACGCTCGGTGGGGAACCCATCGCCTATAATGCCCCGGGCCTTCCAAAACACATCAGGCTGACCGAAAAAACGCTCGCCGACATCTTCCTCGGTCACGTGGCGAACTGGAACGACCCGTCGATCGCCGCCGTCAATCCTGGGGTCAAGTTCCCGAACCTGGCGATCCTCGTCGTACATCGCGCCGATGCGAGCGGTACCAGCTACCACTTCACGGACTACATGGCGAAGATCAGCTCTGAATGGAAGACGAAGGTCGGCGTGGGCAAGACGGTCAACTGGCCGACCGGCGTCGGCGCCAAAGGCAACGAAGGCGTGGCCGGGCAGATCCAGAACTCGCCGGGCGCTGTCGGATACATCGAACTCGCCTACGCGCTGCAAAACGACATGGCGTACGTAGCGCTGCAGAACAAAGACGGCGCCTACGTCCTGCCGACGGTCGACACCATCAGAGCCGCTGCCGCGCAAAAGCCTAACGTCAATGCGGTTGATTTCTCGGTCACCGACATGGCGGGCAAGGACAGCTACGGGATATCGGGCTACTCGTGGATCATGGTCTGGCAGAACCAAGCGGACCCGGCGAAGGGGCGGCAGCTTCAAGATCTCTTGAAGTGGCTCGTCACCTCGGGTCAACAATATGCGAAGAAGGTCCACTACGTCGCCCTCCCCGATAACGTCCAGCAGGAAGCGCTCAAGGCGATCGCCAGCATCCACACCTAA
- the pstC gene encoding phosphate ABC transporter permease subunit PstC — MRGTHDVEEAVLAQATNLGPPPYLTSAGSMSQETVELASATASKVQRTPHVRSSPLGDRIFSILLYAAAWIVLAVVVALFLVLLKAAIPAIQATGIKPLLSQVWSPNDGQFGVLSFVYGTLVTSIIALVVAGPIGIGAALFLAELAPRRLATPVAMLVELLAAVPSVVYGVWGLFALAPFMRVYIEPALAKTFGFLPLFQGPIYGVGMLTGGIILAIMVVPTVAAISRDVFEAVPNEQREGMLALGATKWEMLTKAVLPYARSGVLGALVLGVGRALGEAMAVVMVIGNKPAIAASLFAPGYTMASVLANEFSEATGKVYISMLIEIGLLLFVVSLIVNVVARLLVWSVSRRVGR; from the coding sequence GTGCGCGGGACGCACGACGTCGAAGAGGCGGTGTTGGCCCAGGCGACAAACCTGGGCCCACCGCCTTACCTGACTTCAGCGGGGAGCATGTCACAAGAAACCGTTGAACTCGCGAGCGCGACCGCCTCGAAAGTTCAGCGCACGCCGCATGTGCGGTCGTCCCCGTTGGGCGACCGGATATTCTCGATTCTCTTGTATGCGGCGGCGTGGATCGTGCTCGCGGTCGTCGTCGCGCTTTTCCTCGTGCTCCTCAAAGCCGCGATTCCCGCGATCCAGGCCACCGGCATCAAGCCATTGCTCAGTCAGGTCTGGAGTCCCAACGACGGACAGTTCGGCGTCCTGTCGTTCGTGTACGGCACGCTCGTCACGTCGATCATCGCGCTGGTGGTCGCCGGGCCTATCGGGATCGGCGCAGCGCTCTTCTTAGCGGAACTGGCCCCGCGTCGCTTAGCGACCCCAGTGGCCATGCTCGTCGAGTTGCTCGCCGCGGTGCCCAGTGTCGTGTACGGCGTGTGGGGGCTCTTCGCGCTCGCGCCGTTCATGCGCGTTTACATCGAGCCCGCGCTCGCCAAGACGTTCGGGTTCTTGCCGCTGTTCCAGGGGCCGATCTACGGCGTCGGCATGTTGACCGGCGGCATCATCTTGGCCATCATGGTCGTTCCCACCGTCGCCGCGATCTCGCGTGACGTCTTCGAGGCAGTGCCCAACGAACAGCGCGAAGGCATGCTCGCGCTCGGCGCGACCAAGTGGGAGATGCTCACAAAGGCGGTGCTGCCATACGCGCGCTCCGGCGTCCTCGGCGCACTCGTGCTCGGCGTGGGACGCGCGCTCGGCGAAGCGATGGCCGTGGTCATGGTCATCGGCAACAAGCCCGCAATCGCGGCGTCGCTCTTCGCGCCCGGTTACACGATGGCAAGCGTGCTCGCCAACGAATTCTCAGAAGCGACCGGCAAAGTCTACATCTCGATGCTGATCGAGATCGGACTGTTGCTCTTCGTCGTCAGCCTGATCGTCAACGTCGTCGCGCGGCTTTTGGTGTGGAGCGTCAGCCGGCGTGTGGGACGCTAG
- the pstA gene encoding phosphate ABC transporter permease PstA, which translates to MWDASAMLKSLLVRRFWSAFMSVVAALCAGLAATVLALIVVFVVTRGAKALNWAFFTKLPMPVGMEGGGVANAIVGSGEIILMASLAAVPIGVIAGIYLALFGRGRLAASVRFFSDVLTGMPSIAIGVFAYALVVLPIGKFSALSASVALAVIMLPIVVRTTEEAVRLVPSTIREGALALGLPAWKATMIVTVPSARPGIVTGTLLAVARVAGESAPLLFTAFGSQFWAKTVFGPTAALPLLIFNYAISPYPDWQQIAWGCAFVLVVLVFALNLIARLAFSSQIHAR; encoded by the coding sequence GTGTGGGACGCTAGCGCGATGCTGAAATCGCTGCTCGTCCGCCGTTTCTGGAGCGCTTTCATGTCGGTCGTCGCGGCGTTGTGCGCCGGCCTTGCTGCCACCGTGCTCGCGCTCATCGTCGTGTTCGTCGTCACACGCGGAGCGAAGGCGCTCAATTGGGCGTTCTTCACGAAGTTGCCGATGCCGGTCGGCATGGAGGGCGGGGGCGTCGCCAACGCGATCGTGGGCAGCGGCGAGATCATCCTAATGGCGTCCCTGGCAGCGGTGCCCATCGGCGTGATCGCCGGCATCTACCTCGCGTTGTTCGGCCGGGGGCGCTTGGCCGCGTCGGTGCGCTTCTTCAGCGACGTGTTGACGGGCATGCCTTCCATCGCCATCGGCGTGTTCGCGTATGCGCTGGTGGTGCTGCCCATCGGGAAATTCTCGGCGCTGTCCGCATCGGTCGCGTTGGCGGTGATCATGCTGCCGATCGTCGTGCGTACGACCGAGGAGGCCGTGCGCCTCGTCCCTTCGACGATCCGCGAAGGCGCGCTGGCTTTGGGATTGCCGGCTTGGAAAGCGACCATGATCGTCACCGTGCCGAGCGCGCGCCCCGGCATCGTCACCGGCACCCTGCTCGCAGTCGCCCGCGTCGCGGGAGAGTCGGCGCCGCTGCTGTTCACGGCGTTCGGCAGCCAGTTCTGGGCCAAAACCGTGTTCGGGCCGACCGCCGCGCTGCCGCTGCTCATCTTCAACTACGCGATTTCACCCTACCCCGACTGGCAGCAGATCGCGTGGGGTTGCGCCTTCGTCCTCGTCGTGCTGGTGTTCGCGCTGAATCTCATCGCACGGCTTGCATTCTCGTCGCAGATCCACGCCCGCTAA